A single window of Rhodoferax koreense DNA harbors:
- a CDS encoding TraK family protein, whose protein sequence is MPKTYPEELAEWVKGREAKKPRQDKHVVAFLAVKSDVQAALDAGYAMKTIWEHMKETGRLRCRYETFTQHVKRYIKAAPVASPPPPATPPDSQPKGAKPEPKAAPPASESKSEPPKIGGFTFDATPKKEDLL, encoded by the coding sequence ATGCCAAAGACCTACCCCGAAGAGCTGGCTGAATGGGTGAAGGGACGGGAAGCCAAGAAGCCGCGCCAGGACAAGCACGTGGTCGCGTTCCTGGCCGTCAAGAGCGACGTTCAAGCGGCGCTCGATGCGGGCTATGCGATGAAAACGATCTGGGAGCACATGAAGGAAACCGGCCGGCTGCGCTGTCGGTACGAAACCTTCACCCAGCACGTGAAGCGGTACATCAAGGCCGCGCCGGTAGCTTCCCCGCCGCCTCCCGCCACTCCCCCGGACAGCCAGCCCAAGGGCGCGAAGCCCGAGCCGAAGGCCGCCCCGCCGGCCTCGGAATCCAAGAGTGAGCCGCCCAAGATCGGCGGCTTCACGTTTGATGCGACTCCAAAGAAAGAGGATTTACTGTAA
- the traJ gene encoding conjugal transfer transcriptional regulator TraJ, whose protein sequence is MENDEKEHGRRRRQHLRVPVFPEEKDEIEANAKRAGVSVARYLRDVGQGYQIKGVMDYQHVRELVRVNGDLGRLGGLLKLWLTDDVRTLQFGEATILALLGRIEATQDEMSRIMKAVVQPRAEP, encoded by the coding sequence ATGGAGAACGACGAAAAGGAACACGGCCGCCGGCGGCGGCAGCACCTGCGGGTGCCGGTGTTCCCCGAAGAGAAAGACGAGATCGAGGCGAACGCCAAGAGGGCGGGCGTCAGCGTGGCGCGCTATCTGCGCGACGTGGGCCAGGGCTACCAGATCAAGGGCGTCATGGACTACCAGCACGTGCGCGAGCTGGTGCGCGTCAACGGCGACCTTGGCCGCCTTGGCGGCCTGCTCAAGCTCTGGCTGACCGATGACGTGCGAACGCTCCAGTTCGGCGAGGCGACCATCCTGGCCCTGCTGGGCCGGATCGAGGCCACCCAGGACGAAATGAGCCGGATCATGAAGGCCGTGGTTCAGCCGAGGGCCGAGCCTTGA
- a CDS encoding protein TraD yields the protein MNEQTTTNTAAHDEPLAVLPPVDDDAAGREAVREKMADALTPGFQVEFDPDEAERVGAFVEDALSEQDAAASGDDLVEVDGALEPAFLDDEGPSADIPPFITTTNARELYDLRPGETVAQAAARKASEG from the coding sequence ATGAACGAGCAAACCACCACCAACACCGCCGCCCACGACGAGCCGCTGGCCGTCCTGCCGCCGGTTGACGACGACGCCGCCGGCCGCGAGGCCGTGCGCGAGAAGATGGCCGACGCGCTGACGCCCGGCTTCCAGGTCGAGTTCGACCCCGACGAAGCCGAGCGCGTGGGCGCGTTCGTGGAGGACGCGCTGTCCGAGCAGGACGCCGCCGCGAGCGGCGACGACCTGGTGGAAGTCGATGGCGCGCTGGAGCCGGCATTCCTGGACGACGAAGGCCCGAGCGCCGACATCCCGCCGTTCATCACCACCACGAACGCCCGCGAGCTGTACGACCTGCGGCCCGGCGAGACGGTTGCCCAGGCCGCCGCGCGCAAGGCTTCGGAGGGCTGA
- a CDS encoding DNA topoisomerase III, with translation MRLFIAEKPSVAKAIAGELGATGKGDGFIECGTDKVTWCFGHMLEQADPDEYTPDDVPRGQSGKKVWRVDELPIIPESWILKPKDDAKKQLAVIGKLLKEAKEIVNAGDPDREGQLLVDEVLEHFRNSKPVRRFWVSAQDSVSVKRGLAALKENTTYAGWADAARGRQRADWLIGMNLSRAYTLRAQRGGSRALLTVGRVQTPTLALVVARDREIEAFKAVPYHTIRAVVQHAGGSFAAAWKAKEDQAGLDSEGRLVDTAVADALVAAVKGQPGTIAAYKQEAKKQNQPLAFALSDITALASAKFGYSAEDVLNTCQALYETHKLTSYPRTDCAYLPESQHADAPRVLEAIKHVNPELAGLVDGADPRIKSKTWDDSKITAHHGIVPTMQKGSKAALSERERNIYDLIVRAYLAQFYPLHEYMQTTVGVEIAGENFAASGKVVTRNGWRDVYSQADEEGEKDEDDDSGTQALPSMAQGDAVTCTDATRKDAKTKPPARFTEGTLIRAMENIHKFVSDAEHKKMLREGDGIGTSATRASIISELKRREFLAVKGKQIISTTLGRSVIDALPEVVKSPVLTALYERMLKGVEQGTAALDAFITKQETFIRDQVAKANSGAVTIAGGKEAAPVSSLHKCMACGSGLSRRPSKKKGQFWWGCSNFPTCKQTYPDLKGRPDYSKGRNGPASE, from the coding sequence ATGCGCCTTTTCATCGCAGAAAAGCCGTCCGTCGCCAAGGCCATCGCCGGCGAGCTGGGCGCGACCGGCAAGGGCGACGGCTTCATCGAGTGCGGCACCGACAAAGTGACCTGGTGCTTCGGGCACATGCTCGAACAGGCCGACCCCGACGAGTACACGCCCGATGACGTGCCGCGCGGCCAGTCCGGCAAGAAGGTCTGGCGCGTCGATGAGCTGCCCATCATCCCCGAGAGCTGGATTCTCAAGCCCAAGGACGACGCGAAGAAGCAGCTCGCCGTGATCGGCAAGCTGCTCAAGGAGGCCAAGGAGATCGTCAACGCCGGCGACCCCGACCGCGAAGGCCAGTTGCTGGTTGACGAAGTGCTGGAGCACTTCCGCAACAGCAAGCCGGTGCGCCGCTTTTGGGTGAGCGCGCAGGACTCCGTTTCCGTCAAGCGCGGCCTGGCCGCGTTGAAGGAGAACACCACCTATGCAGGCTGGGCCGACGCTGCACGCGGGCGGCAGCGCGCCGACTGGCTGATCGGCATGAACCTCAGCCGCGCGTACACGCTGCGCGCGCAGCGCGGCGGCTCGCGCGCCCTGCTGACCGTGGGCCGCGTGCAGACGCCGACGCTGGCCCTCGTGGTCGCCCGCGACCGCGAGATCGAGGCATTCAAGGCCGTGCCGTACCACACCATCCGGGCGGTGGTGCAGCACGCCGGCGGCAGCTTCGCCGCCGCATGGAAGGCGAAGGAGGATCAAGCCGGCCTGGACAGCGAAGGCCGCCTTGTCGATACCGCCGTCGCCGACGCCCTGGTGGCCGCCGTCAAGGGCCAGCCGGGCACCATCGCCGCGTACAAACAGGAGGCCAAGAAGCAGAACCAGCCGCTGGCCTTCGCCCTGTCCGACATTACGGCACTGGCCTCGGCCAAGTTCGGCTACAGCGCCGAGGACGTGCTGAACACCTGCCAGGCGCTCTACGAGACGCACAAGCTGACCTCGTACCCGCGCACCGACTGCGCCTACCTGCCGGAGTCGCAGCACGCCGACGCGCCGCGCGTGCTGGAGGCGATCAAGCACGTCAACCCCGAACTGGCCGGCCTGGTCGATGGTGCCGATCCGCGTATCAAGTCCAAGACGTGGGACGACTCGAAGATCACCGCGCACCACGGCATCGTGCCGACCATGCAGAAGGGCAGCAAGGCCGCCCTCAGCGAGCGCGAGCGCAACATCTACGACCTGATCGTGCGCGCCTACCTGGCGCAGTTCTACCCGCTGCACGAGTACATGCAGACCACCGTGGGCGTCGAGATCGCGGGCGAGAACTTCGCCGCGAGCGGCAAGGTAGTCACGCGCAACGGCTGGCGTGACGTGTACAGCCAGGCCGACGAGGAAGGCGAGAAGGACGAGGACGACGACAGCGGCACGCAGGCCCTGCCGTCGATGGCCCAGGGCGACGCCGTGACCTGCACGGACGCCACCCGCAAGGACGCCAAGACGAAGCCGCCAGCGCGCTTTACCGAGGGCACGCTGATCCGCGCGATGGAGAACATCCACAAGTTCGTCAGCGATGCCGAGCACAAGAAGATGCTGCGCGAGGGCGACGGCATCGGCACGTCGGCCACCCGCGCGTCGATCATTTCCGAGTTGAAGCGGCGCGAGTTCCTGGCCGTCAAAGGCAAGCAGATCATCAGCACGACCCTCGGCCGCAGCGTCATCGACGCGCTGCCCGAGGTTGTGAAAAGCCCGGTGCTGACCGCGCTCTACGAGCGGATGCTGAAAGGCGTCGAGCAGGGCACGGCCGCCCTGGACGCCTTCATCACGAAGCAAGAGACGTTCATCCGCGACCAGGTGGCGAAGGCCAACAGCGGAGCCGTGACCATCGCCGGCGGCAAGGAAGCCGCGCCGGTGTCATCCCTTCACAAGTGCATGGCCTGCGGCAGCGGCTTGTCGCGCCGGCCGAGCAAGAAGAAGGGGCAATTCTGGTGGGGTTGCAGCAACTTCCCCACATGCAAGCAGACCTACCCCGACCTCAAGGGTCGGCCCGACTACAGCAAGGGCCGCAACGGCCCGGCATCCGAATGA
- a CDS encoding type IV secretory system conjugative DNA transfer family protein encodes MKIKMNNAVGPQVRTAKPKPSKLLPVLGAASMVGGLQAATQFFAHTFAYHATLGPNVGHVYAPWSILHWTYKWYSQYPDEIMKAGSMGMLVSTVGLLGVAVAKVVTSNSSKANEYLHGSARWAEKKDIQAAGLLPRERNVLEIVTGKAAPTATGVYVGGWQDKDGNFFYLRHSGPEHVLTYAPTRSGKGVGLVVPTLLSWGASSVITDLKGELWALTAGWRQKHAKNKVLRFEPASTSGGVCWNPLDEIRLGTEYEVGDVQNLATLIVDPDGKGLDSHWQKTAFALLVGVILHALYKAKDDGGTATLPSVDAMLADPNRDIGELWMEMATYGHVDGQNHHAIGSAARDMMDRPEEEAGSVLSTAKSYLALYRDPVVARNVSRSDFRIKQLMHEDDPVSLYIVTQPNDKARLRPLVRVMVNMIVRLLADKMDFEGGRPVAHYKHRLLMMLDEFPSLGKLEIMQESLAFVAGYGIKCYLICQDINQLKSRETGYGHDESITSNCHVQNAYPPNRVETAEHLSRLTGQTTVVKEQITTSGRRTAAMLGQVSRTYQEVQRPLLTPDECLRMPGPKKNAQGEIEEAGDMVIYVAGYPAIYGKQPLYFKDPVFSARAAIPAPKVSDRLRAVAQAETEGEGITI; translated from the coding sequence ATGAAGATCAAGATGAACAACGCGGTAGGGCCGCAAGTCCGAACCGCCAAACCGAAGCCGAGCAAGCTGCTGCCGGTGCTGGGCGCGGCCTCGATGGTCGGCGGCCTCCAGGCCGCGACGCAGTTCTTCGCCCACACGTTCGCCTATCACGCGACCCTCGGCCCCAACGTGGGCCACGTGTACGCGCCCTGGTCGATCCTGCACTGGACGTACAAGTGGTACAGCCAGTACCCGGACGAGATCATGAAGGCCGGCAGCATGGGGATGCTGGTTTCGACCGTGGGCCTGCTGGGCGTGGCCGTGGCGAAGGTCGTCACGTCCAACAGCTCGAAGGCGAACGAGTACCTGCACGGCTCGGCCCGCTGGGCCGAGAAGAAGGACATTCAGGCGGCCGGCCTGCTGCCACGCGAGCGCAACGTCCTGGAGATCGTCACCGGCAAGGCCGCACCCACGGCTACCGGCGTGTACGTGGGCGGCTGGCAGGACAAGGACGGCAATTTCTTCTACCTGCGGCACAGCGGCCCCGAGCACGTGCTGACCTACGCGCCCACGCGCTCGGGCAAGGGCGTCGGCCTGGTGGTGCCCACGCTGCTGTCGTGGGGCGCGAGCAGCGTCATCACCGACTTGAAGGGCGAGTTGTGGGCCTTGACCGCCGGCTGGCGGCAGAAGCACGCCAAGAACAAGGTGCTGCGCTTCGAGCCGGCCAGCACCTCGGGCGGCGTCTGCTGGAATCCGCTGGACGAAATCCGCCTCGGCACCGAATACGAGGTGGGTGACGTGCAGAACCTTGCCACGCTGATCGTTGACCCGGACGGCAAGGGCCTGGACTCGCACTGGCAGAAGACCGCCTTCGCGCTCCTGGTCGGCGTGATCCTGCACGCGCTGTACAAGGCCAAGGACGATGGCGGCACCGCCACGCTGCCGTCCGTCGATGCGATGCTGGCCGACCCGAACCGGGACATTGGCGAGCTTTGGATGGAAATGGCGACCTACGGGCACGTAGACGGCCAGAACCATCACGCCATCGGCTCGGCGGCCCGCGACATGATGGATCGGCCCGAGGAAGAAGCCGGATCGGTGCTGTCCACGGCCAAGTCGTACCTGGCCCTGTACCGCGACCCCGTGGTGGCCCGCAACGTCAGCCGGTCGGACTTCCGCATCAAGCAGTTGATGCACGAGGACGACCCGGTAAGCCTCTACATCGTCACCCAGCCCAACGATAAGGCCCGCCTGCGGCCGCTGGTGCGCGTCATGGTGAACATGATCGTGCGCCTGCTGGCCGACAAGATGGACTTCGAGGGCGGCCGGCCGGTGGCGCACTACAAGCACCGGCTCTTGATGATGCTGGACGAGTTCCCGAGCCTCGGGAAGCTGGAGATCATGCAAGAGTCGCTGGCCTTCGTGGCCGGCTACGGCATCAAGTGCTACCTCATCTGCCAGGACATTAACCAGCTCAAGAGCCGCGAGACGGGCTACGGCCACGACGAAAGCATCACGTCGAACTGCCACGTGCAGAACGCCTACCCGCCCAACCGCGTCGAGACGGCCGAACACCTGTCCCGCCTCACCGGGCAGACCACCGTGGTGAAGGAGCAGATCACGACCAGCGGCCGCCGCACGGCGGCGATGCTGGGCCAGGTGTCGCGCACTTACCAGGAAGTGCAGCGGCCCTTGCTGACGCCCGACGAATGCCTGCGCATGCCGGGGCCAAAGAAGAACGCCCAGGGCGAGATCGAAGAAGCCGGCGACATGGTGATCTACGTCGCGGGCTACCCGGCGATCTACGGCAAGCAACCCCTGTACTTCAAAGACCCAGTGTTCTCGGCACGCGCCGCGATCCCTGCGCCCAAGGTCAGCGACCGCCTGCGCGCCGTCGCACAGGCCGAGACGGAAGGGGAGGGCATCACGATATGA
- the traF gene encoding conjugative transfer signal peptidase TraF yields MSRILKRIAAGVVIAGVAALLLAAGGYAAGARVNTTKSIPVGLYWTSSAPVEKGAYVLFCPPQLGVFDDAKERGYIGAGFCQGGYGYMMKRVLAAKDDAVAVADDGVRVNGELLPLSAPIKADKAGRPLPRYQSNSYTLGNSEVLLMSDVSATSFDGRYFGPINRSQIKTVIRPVITW; encoded by the coding sequence ATGAGCCGCATCCTGAAACGCATCGCGGCAGGCGTCGTCATCGCGGGCGTGGCCGCCCTGCTGCTGGCCGCCGGCGGCTATGCCGCCGGTGCCCGCGTGAACACCACCAAGAGCATTCCGGTCGGCCTGTACTGGACGAGCAGCGCGCCGGTGGAGAAGGGGGCCTACGTCCTCTTCTGCCCGCCGCAGCTCGGCGTGTTCGATGACGCCAAGGAGAGGGGCTACATCGGGGCCGGCTTCTGCCAGGGCGGCTACGGCTACATGATGAAGCGCGTTTTAGCCGCTAAAGACGATGCCGTCGCCGTCGCCGATGACGGCGTGCGCGTCAACGGCGAGCTGCTGCCCCTCAGCGCGCCGATCAAGGCCGACAAGGCCGGTCGGCCGCTGCCGCGCTATCAGTCCAACAGCTACACGCTCGGCAATTCCGAGGTGCTGCTTATGTCGGACGTGAGCGCCACATCCTTCGACGGCCGCTACTTCGGCCCGATCAATCGTTCGCAAATCAAGACCGTGATCCGTCCGGTCATCACCTGGTAG
- the traI gene encoding TraI/MobA(P) family conjugative relaxase: MIAKHVPMRSLGKSDFAGLANYITDAQSKDHRLGHVQATNCEAGSIQDAITEVLATQHTNTRAKGDKTYHLIVSFRAGEQPSADTLRAIEERICVGLGYGEHQRISAVHNDTDNLHIHIAINKIHPTRHTMHEPYYPHRALAELCTALERDYGLERDNHEPRKRGAEGRAADMERHAGVESLVGWVKRECLDEIKGAQSWQELHQVMRDNGMELRVRANGLVFEAGDGTMVKASTVARDLSKPSLEARLGPFEASPERQAQTTAKRQYRKDPIRLRVNTVELYAKYKAEQQNLTTARAQALERARHRKDRLIEAAKRSNRLRRATIKVVGEGRANKKLLYAQASKALRSEIQAINKQFQQERTALYAEHRRRTWADWLKKEAQHGGADALAALRAREAAQGLKGNTIRGEGQAKPGHAPAVDNITKKGTIIFRAGMSAVRDDGDRLQVSREATREGLQEALRLAMQRYGNRITVNGTVEFKAQMIRAAVDSQLPITFTDPALESRRQALLNKENTHERTERPEHRGRTGRGAGGPGQRPAADQHATGAAAVARAGDGRPAAGRGDRADAGLHAATVHRKPDVGRLGRKPPPQSQHRLRALSELGVVRIAGGSEVLLPRDVPRHVEQQGTQPDHALRRGISRPGTGVGQTPPGVAAADKYIAEREAKRLKGFDIPKHSRYTAGDGALTFQGTRTIEGQALALLKRGDEVMVMPIDQATARRLTRIAVGDAVSITAKGSIKTSKGRSR, from the coding sequence ATGATCGCCAAGCACGTGCCGATGCGCTCGCTTGGCAAGAGCGACTTCGCGGGCCTGGCGAACTACATCACCGACGCCCAAAGCAAAGACCACCGGCTGGGCCACGTGCAGGCGACGAACTGCGAAGCCGGTTCCATCCAGGACGCCATCACGGAGGTGCTGGCGACCCAGCACACGAACACCCGCGCGAAGGGCGACAAGACCTACCACCTGATCGTCAGCTTCCGGGCCGGCGAGCAGCCCAGCGCCGACACCTTGCGCGCGATTGAGGAACGCATCTGCGTCGGGCTGGGTTATGGCGAGCATCAGCGAATCAGTGCCGTCCACAACGACACCGACAACCTGCACATCCACATCGCCATCAACAAGATTCACCCGACGCGGCACACGATGCACGAGCCGTACTACCCGCACCGGGCGCTGGCGGAACTCTGCACGGCCCTGGAGCGCGACTACGGCCTGGAGCGCGACAACCACGAGCCGCGCAAGCGCGGCGCGGAGGGCCGGGCCGCCGACATGGAGCGGCATGCCGGCGTTGAAAGCCTGGTCGGCTGGGTCAAGCGCGAGTGCCTGGACGAGATCAAGGGCGCGCAGTCCTGGCAGGAACTGCACCAGGTCATGCGCGACAACGGAATGGAGCTGCGCGTCCGCGCCAATGGCCTCGTGTTCGAGGCCGGCGACGGAACGATGGTGAAGGCGAGCACAGTAGCCCGCGACCTTTCCAAGCCGAGCCTGGAGGCGCGGCTTGGCCCGTTCGAGGCTTCGCCCGAACGGCAGGCGCAAACCACCGCGAAGCGGCAGTACCGCAAAGACCCCATCCGCCTTCGCGTCAACACCGTGGAGCTGTACGCGAAGTACAAGGCCGAGCAGCAGAACTTGACCACGGCGCGCGCCCAGGCCCTGGAGCGCGCCCGGCATCGCAAGGATCGGCTGATCGAGGCGGCCAAGAGGTCGAACCGCCTGCGCCGCGCCACGATTAAGGTGGTCGGCGAGGGCCGCGCGAACAAGAAGCTGCTGTACGCCCAGGCGAGCAAGGCCCTGCGCAGCGAAATCCAGGCGATCAACAAGCAGTTCCAGCAGGAGCGCACGGCCCTCTACGCCGAGCACCGCCGGCGCACGTGGGCCGACTGGCTCAAGAAGGAGGCGCAGCACGGCGGCGCCGACGCCCTGGCCGCCCTGCGCGCCCGCGAGGCGGCCCAGGGCCTCAAGGGCAACACCATCCGGGGCGAGGGCCAGGCGAAGCCCGGCCACGCGCCGGCGGTGGACAACATCACGAAGAAGGGGACGATCATCTTCCGCGCCGGCATGAGCGCCGTGCGCGATGACGGTGACCGCCTGCAAGTCTCCCGCGAGGCCACGCGCGAAGGGCTGCAAGAAGCCCTGCGCCTGGCGATGCAACGCTACGGCAACCGCATCACCGTCAACGGCACGGTGGAGTTCAAGGCGCAGATGATCCGCGCCGCCGTCGATTCCCAGCTACCCATCACCTTCACCGATCCGGCTCTTGAGAGCCGGCGGCAGGCGCTTTTGAACAAGGAGAACACCCATGAGCGAACCGAAAGACCAGAGCATCGAGGACGAACTGGACGCGGCGCTGGCGGCCCTGGACAGCGGCCCGCTGCCGACCAGCACGCTACCGGAGCCGCAGCCGTCGCCCGAGCAGGCGACGGCCGGCCAGCCGCCGGCCGAGGCGACCGCGCCGACGCCGGCCTTCACGCCGCCACCGTCCACCGGAAGCCCGACGTTGGACGCCTTGGAAGAAAACCGCCGCCCCAAAGCCAGCACCGTTTGCGAGCACTGTCCGAACTCGGTGTGGTTCGCATCGCCGGCGGAAGTGAAGTGCTATTGCCGCGTGATGTTCCTCGTCACGTGGAGCAGCAAGGAACCCAACCAGATCACGCACTGCGACGGGGAATTTCTCGGCCAGGAACAGGAGTAGGCCAGACGCCGCCGGGCGTCGCCGCCGCCGACAAGTACATCGCCGAACGCGAGGCAAAGCGCCTAAAAGGTTTCGATATACCGAAGCATTCCCGATATACTGCCGGTGATGGTGCGCTCACGTTCCAGGGCACCAGGACTATCGAGGGCCAGGCGCTGGCCCTCTTGAAACGAGGTGATGAGGTCATGGTTATGCCCATCGACCAGGCCACGGCCCGGCGCTTGACGCGCATCGCGGTCGGCGATGCCGTCTCGATCACCGCGAAAGGCTCCATCAAAACGTCGAAAGGAAGGAGTAGATGA
- a CDS encoding ArsA-related P-loop ATPase produces MAKIHMVLQGKGGVGKSMIAATIAQYKAGKGQKPLCIDTDPVNATFEGYKALNVRRLNIMDGDEINTRNFDALVEMIASAEGDVIIDNGASSFVPLSHYLISNQVPALLQDMGHELVVHTVVTGGQALVDTVSGFAQLASQFPAECLFVVWLNPYWGPIEHEGKGFEQLKAYTANKGRVSAIIQIPALKEETYGRDFAEMLQDRRTFDEALADSALTIMTRQRLKIVKTQLFAQLENAAVL; encoded by the coding sequence ATGGCGAAAATTCACATGGTTCTGCAAGGCAAGGGCGGCGTCGGCAAGTCGATGATCGCGGCCACCATCGCGCAGTACAAAGCCGGCAAGGGACAGAAGCCGCTTTGCATCGACACCGATCCGGTGAACGCGACGTTCGAGGGCTACAAAGCCCTCAACGTGCGCCGGCTCAACATCATGGACGGCGACGAGATCAACACCCGGAATTTCGACGCCCTGGTCGAGATGATCGCGTCGGCCGAGGGCGACGTCATCATCGACAACGGGGCCAGCTCGTTCGTGCCGCTGTCGCACTACCTCATCAGCAACCAGGTGCCGGCGCTGCTCCAGGACATGGGCCACGAACTCGTGGTGCATACGGTCGTCACCGGCGGCCAGGCCCTGGTGGACACGGTGAGCGGCTTCGCCCAGCTCGCCAGCCAGTTCCCGGCCGAATGCCTGTTCGTGGTCTGGCTGAACCCGTATTGGGGGCCAATCGAGCACGAGGGCAAGGGGTTCGAGCAGTTGAAGGCGTACACGGCCAACAAGGGCCGTGTGTCCGCCATCATCCAGATTCCGGCGCTGAAAGAGGAAACCTACGGCCGCGACTTCGCCGAAATGCTCCAGGATCGGCGCACCTTCGATGAGGCCCTGGCCGATTCGGCGCTCACGATCATGACGCGGCAGCGGCTCAAGATCGTGAAAACCCAGCTCTTCGCCCAGCTCGAAAACGCGGCGGTGCTCTGA
- a CDS encoding conjugal transfer protein TraM: MAADDKIEELIREIAAKHGIAVGRDDPILILQTINMKLMQDSASAQQEILDAFKSELESIAHRWGDDAKGKAERTLNAALAASKDAMTRGMQEGAKAAAEAVRREVEAVTAQLVAPIREARRVAMMNMVAAGMAVVAAGLALWASL; this comes from the coding sequence ATGGCGGCCGACGACAAGATCGAGGAGCTGATACGGGAGATCGCGGCCAAGCACGGCATCGCCGTGGGCCGCGACGATCCGATCTTGATCCTCCAGACCATCAACATGAAGCTGATGCAGGACAGCGCATCGGCCCAGCAGGAAATCTTGGACGCCTTCAAGTCGGAACTGGAGTCCATCGCCCACCGATGGGGTGATGACGCCAAGGGAAAGGCGGAAAGGACGCTCAACGCGGCGTTGGCGGCCAGCAAGGACGCCATGACGCGGGGAATGCAGGAGGGCGCGAAGGCGGCCGCCGAGGCCGTGCGGCGTGAGGTTGAGGCGGTGACGGCGCAGCTCGTCGCGCCGATCCGCGAGGCGCGGCGCGTCGCCATGATGAACATGGTCGCGGCCGGCATGGCGGTCGTGGCCGCCGGCCTGGCCCTGTGGGCCTCGCTGTAG